Within Flavobacterium pisciphilum, the genomic segment TTTAGCAATCGGACCGATGTGGTCTGAAATGTATTGGTTGATTTCTTTACTTAAGTTTGCTCTATCTCTGTATTCTCCTGTTTCTTTTAAGATTACAAAGCCATATAATGCATTTCCTTTAATATCATGTGGGAATCCAACAATTGCAGATTCTGCAACAGCTGGGTGTTCGTTAATAGCATCCTCAATTGGAGCTGTTCCTAGGTTGTGACCTGAAACAATTACAACATCATCTACTCTACCTGTGATTCTGTAGTATCCTACTTCATCTCTTAATGCTCCGTCTCCTGTAAAATATTTACCTGGGAATGCAGAGAAATAAGTGTCTTTATAACGTTGGTGATCTCCCCAAATTGTTCTAGCGATTCCTGGCCATGGAAATTTGATACATAAACTTCCAACAACTTGGTTTCCTTCAATTTCATTTCTCTTATCATCCATTAAAACTGGCTGAATTCCAGGAAGTGGCAAAGTTGCATAAGTAGGTTTTGTAGGTGTTACAAAAGCAATTGGTGAAATCATGATTCCTCCAGTTTCTGTTTGCCACCAAGTATCTACTACTGGACATCTTTTATCTCCTACGTGGTCATTGTACCAGTGCCAAGCTTCTTCATTGATAGGCTCCCCTACTGATCCAATTACCTTAAGTGATTTTAAAGGATATTTTTGAACGTAATCTAAGCTTTCTTTTGCCAAAGAGCGTATAGCTGTTGGTGCAGTATAAAACTGAGTTACTTTGTGTTTTTCGATAATTTCCCAAAAACGGCTAAAATCTGGGTAAGATGGAACTCCTTCAAAAATTACAGTAGTTCCTCCATTTAATAATGGACCATATAATATGTACGAGTGACCTGTTATCCAACCAATATCGGCAGTACACCAGAAAATATCATTTTCCTCATGACTAAATACGTTTTTAAATGTATATGCTGTGTAAACCATATAACCTGCAGTGGTATGAACCATTCCTTTAGGTTTTCCTGTTGAACCTGATGTGTATAAGATAAATAACGGATCTTCTGCATCCATGATTTCGGCAACATTATAATCTAATGCGGCGTCAAGAAGTGGTTGTAACCATTGGTCACGTCCTTCTTTCATTTTTACTTCAGTTTTGGTTCTTTTGGCAACCAAAACATTGGTAACACATGGACAAGTTTCTAATGCTTCATCAACAATTCCTTTTAAATCAATAGTTTTATTACCTCTATATCCTCCATCAGAAGTGATAACCATTTTACATTGGCTATCGTTTATTCTTGCCGTTACTGCTGATGCTGAAAATCCTGCGAATACAACTGAATGGATTGCCCCTATTCTTGCGCATGCTAAAACTGAAACTGCCAATTCAGGAATCATTGGTAAGTAAATACAAACCCTGTCTCCTTTTTTTATTCCTTGTTCGCGTAAAACATTCGCCATCTTTGAAACTCTCTCATATAACTCATTATAAGTAATATGTACTGAGCTTTCTGAAGGGTCGTTTGGTTCGAATATTATTGCTGTTTTTTCTCCTCTTTTACTTAAATGTCTGTCGATACAGTTTTTGGTAATGTTTACTTTTGCTTCAGAAAACCATTTAACCTCTGCATCTGCCATATTAAAATCGACAACTTTTTCCCATTGTTGGTACCATGTGAAATTTTCTTCTGCTATTTTTCCCCAAAATTTTCTTGGCTCACGAACAGATTTATTGTAGTGTTTAAAATATTGTTCTAAATTTTCAATTTTGTAATAACTCATTGTTTCTCAATTTTTTTTATAAAAGTATTAAATCTCTTTCTATTCTTAAAACTATTTAATTTATTAATTATGACAAAAAATTGCAATATACGTTTAAAATACAGCAATTAATTTGCATTTATTTAAAATTTTGTAATTACTGGGTAAATTTACTTAGTATAAAAAAAGGCATGATAAATAATATCACACCTTTAGTCTTAACAAGATTAACAACAATTAATTTTAGTGCCACAAAACATTGATTTAGATAAATATGAATCAATCATTTTTATTCTTTCGATTGTATAAGTAGGGCAATAATTTTATCTTCTGTATCTTAGAATAGGCTCACTATTTTTGAAAATAGCAGCAACATTATTAATTTAATTAGAGAATAAAAGATAAGTTTGACCATTTCTTTTATTAGGTATTACTCCACTTAACTACTTGCTCATTTTTAGTTAAGTGAAAGTAATATGCATCCATATCCATACTATCTTAATAAGTGCTTACTAATTCAAAATATTATATAAAAACAGAGATACAGCGCAAACTTCAACATAGGTTGAAATCCCAAATTTAATTATCCAATTTTTTTCATTGCAGTCATTGATTCTCTCAACCATGCTCCTACTTCTTCGATAGGGTGTTGACGAATGCTTTTGTTTACTGCAATTAGTACTGCATTATCAACCTCATTTGAAGCTGAGAATGGTTTTCCGATTACATTTGTATCAACTGTTTTTATGAAATTAGTCAATAACGGTTTGCAAGCGTGATCAAATAAATAACAACCATATTCGGCAGTATCCGATATAATTCTATTCATTTCGTATAATTTCTTTCTTGCAACTGTGTTTGCAATCAAAGGTAATTCGTGTAATGATTCATAATATGCTGATTCTTCAATGATACCAGCTTCTGTCATAGTTTCAAAAGCCAATTCTACACCAGCTTTAACCATGGCAATCATTAATACTCCATTATCAAAATATTCTTGTTCAGTAATAGCAGCAGTTGTTGGAGCTGTTTTCTCGAAGTTTGTTTCTCCTGTTGCTGCTCTCCATGATAACAAATTAACATCATCATTAGCCCAGTCAATCATCATGTTTTTAGAGAATTCTCCTGACATGATATCATCTTGGTGTTTTTGGAACAACGGACGCATAATGTCTTTTAGTTCTTCCGCAATTTCGTAAGCTTCGATTTTTGCAGGATTCGAAAGACGATCCATCATATTGGTAATTCCACCATGTTTTAGAGCTTCGGTGATCGTTTCCCAACCATATTGGATTAGTTTTGATGCATATCCAGGTTCGATTCCTTTTTCTACCATTTTGTCAAAACATAAGATAGATCCTGTTTGTAACATTCCGCAAAGAATAGTTTGCTCTCCCATCAAATCCGATTTTACTTCGGCAACAAATGAAGATTTTAAAACTCCTGCTTTATGGCCTCCAGTTGCAACAGCGTATGCTTTGGCTTGATCCAAACCTAAATTATTAGGGTCGTTTTCTGGGTGAACAGCAATTAATGTAGGTACACCAAATCCTCTTTTGTATTCTTCACGAACTTCTGAGCCAGGACATTTAGGAGCACACATAATTACAGTAATGTCTTTACGAATTTGCATTCCCTCTTCCACAATATTGAACCCGTGAGAATATGCTAGTGTTGAATCACTTTTCATTAAAGGCATAATTGCTGTAACTACAGCTGTATGTTGTTTGTCTGGTGTAAGATTACATACTAAATCTGCCGTTGGAATTAATTCATCATAAGTACCTACTTTAAAACCATTTTCGGTAGCATTTTTATAAGAAACTCTTTTTTCTGCAATTGCATCTGCACGTAAAGCATAAGAAATATCAAGACCTGAGTCTCTCATGTTTAAACCTTGGTTTAATCCTTGAGCGCCACAACCAACTATAACTACTTTTTTTCCTTTTAAAGCAGCAATTCCATCAGCGAATTCTGATTGCTCCATAAATTCGCAAACGCCTAATTGTTCTAATTGTAATCTTAGCGGTAATGTGTTAAAATAATTTGCCATTTTTTAGTATTAATTTTTTATTTATGTTTTAATTCTTCTAGTAATGTGGATACTTCCATTTTTTCTTTTGAAACAGAAATTCTTCCTGAGCGTACAAATTGCATAATCCCGTATGGTTTTAATTTATTATGTACTTCTTCTATTTCTGAGCGTCTTCCTGATTTTGAAATCACAAAAAAATCACGCGAAACGGTTACAATTGTAGATTGGCTTTCTTTGATGATATTCTGAATCTGTTTTTCATCAAACAACAAATTTGAGTGTATCTTGAATAAAGCATTTTCTAAATAAATAGTCTCCTCGTCAGTGTGATAAAAAGCCTTTATTACCTCGATTTGTTTTTCGATTTGACCTACAATATTCTTAACCCATTTTTCTGTTGTTTCTACAACTATTATAAATCTTGAAACTTTGTCTATTTCTGATTCTGAAACGTTTAGACTTAGTATGTTGATGTGACGCTTTAAGAATATTCCTGATATTCTATTTAATAAACCCACATTGTTTTCTGAGTATACCGAAATGGTAAATGTTCTATTTTCCATATTTATTTTTTTAAAGTTTTTCTTGTTTCAAGTTTCAAGTTGCTCAACTTGAACCCTCAAACTTTAAACTTTTTCTTTAGCTTAATCTGATATCAGAAACGGAAGCTCCTGTTGGAATCATTGGGAATACATTATTTTCTTTTTCAACCATAACTTCTAAGAAATAAGCGTCTTTTGAAGCAAGCATTTCTGCAACAGCTGCATCTAAATCTTCTCGTTTTGTTACTTTTTTTGCCTTGATATAATATCCTTCAGCGATAGCAACAAAATTTGGATTAATCATTTCTGTAGAAGCATATCTGTTATCAAAAAACAATTCTTGCCATTGACGTACCATTCCCAAAAATTCATTATTTAGCACCACAATTTTTACTGGGACTTTAGTTTGAAAGATGGTTCCTAATTCTTGAATAGTCATTTGGAATCCTCCATCACCAATAATGGCTACAACTTCGCGATCTGGTTTTCCCATTTTTGCTCCAATTGCAGCTGGCAAAGCAAACCCCATTGTTCCTAAGCCTCCTGAGGTAACATTACTTTTGGTTGAATTAAATTTGGCATAACGACAAGCAAACATTTGGTGTTGCCCTACGTCTGAAACAATTATTGCATCACCTTTTGAGTGTTTGTTAATCATTTCCATAGCTTCGCCCATTGAGATGCCTGGTTTTGATGGGCTTAATTCTTCTTTTATAACTGAATCAAATTCTATTTTATGTTTTTCTTTGAATTCATTATGCCAAGCCTCATGTTTATTGTCTTCGATTAGTGGAAGTAATGCATCTAATGCTTCTCTCACATCTCCTAAAACTGCAACTTCTGTTTTTACATTTTTATCAATCTCAGCTGGATCAATATCAAAATGAATCACTTTTGCTTGTTTTGCATAGGTTGCTAAATTTCCTGTAACACGATCATCAAAACGCATTCCCAGTGCAATTAGCACATCACACTCATTGGTAAGTAAGTTTGGCCCATAATTACCATGCATTCCTAACATTCCTACGTTTAATGGGTGGTCTGTTGGCAAGGCTGATAAGCCTAGAATTGTCCAACCTGCTGGAATTCCAGATTTTTCAATGAAAGCTTTTAATTGTTGTTCGGCCTGACCAAGAATGATTCCTTGTCCAAAAACGATAAATGGTTTTTTTGCTTTATTAATTAGTTCGGCAGCAGCAGCAACTTTGTCTAATTTTAATTTAGGTACTGGAGTATAACTTCTGATTCCTGTACATTTTTTATAGCTGAATTCGAATTCATCAAATTGAGCATTTTTGGTTATATCGATCAAAACTGGACCCGGACGGCCTGATTTTGCGATATAAAATGCTTTTGCAATAATTTCTGGAATCTCTGAAGCTTCGGTAACTTGGTAATTCCATTTTGTAACCGGAGTTGAAATTCCAATGATATCAGTTTCCTGAAAAGCATCTGAACCTAACAGGTGCTTCCCTACTTGACCTGTAATACAAACCATCGGTGTAGAGTCGATTTGTGCATCGGCAATTCCTGTAACTAAATTTGTAGCTCCCGGACCAGATGTAGCAATTGCGATTCCTACTTTACCCGTTGCTCTTGCATATCCTTGTGCAGCATGTGTAGCTCCTTGCTCATGACGTACAAGAACGTGGTGTAATTGATCTTTAAATTTGTATAATTCATCGTAAACAGGCATGATTGCTCCTCCCGGATATCCATAAACCAAGTCTACTCCTTCTTCTAATAAGCATCTAATAACGGCTTCGGCGCCTGATATTTTAGTTGTTCCCATTTGGTATTTTTATTTTTTAGAATTTGAAGCTTCATTTTACTATCAAATTCATTTTATGTCGATTATTTATCGGTAACGCAACCTGTTGATGCGCTTGAAACTGATCTTGCATATTTAAGCAAAACTCCTTTTGACGCTTTTAAGGCTGGCTGAATCCAGTTGGCTTTTCTTTCGTCAAATTCTGCGTCAGAAATTTTCAGGTTGATTGTATTTTTAATAGCATCAATGGTAATTAAATCTCCATCTTCTACTAAGGCTATACCCCCACCATCGTATGCTTCTGGTGTCATGTGTCCTACCACGAATCCATGCGAACCTCCAGAGAATCTACCATCTGTGATAAGTGCAACGCTACTTCCTAATCCTGCTCCAATAATAGCCGACGTTGGTTTTAGCATTTCAGGCATCCCTGGACCACCTTTTGGCCCGCAATACCTAATGACGACCACATCACCCGGTTTTACTTTTCCGGCTTGAATACCCGGAATAACATCAAATTCACTTTCAAAAACGACAGCAGTTCCTTCAAAATACTCTCCTTCTTTTCCGCTTATTTTGGCAACTGCTCCTTCTGAAGCTAGATTTCCGTATAATATCTGGATATTTCCAGTTGGTTTTAATGCTTTTTGGATTTCAAAAATCACTTCTTGTCCGTCGTTTAAATCTGGTACTGAAGCTAGATTTTCGGCTACTGTTTTTCCTGTTACTGTTAAACAATCTCCATGTATAAATCCTTCTTTTAATAAATATTTCATTACTGCTGGCACACCTCCTACATCATGTAAATCTTCCATCATGTATTTACCACTTGGTTTTAAATCGGCAAGTACTGGTGTTTTATCACTAATTCGCTGAAAATCTTCTAAAGTAATTTCAACATCAACTGAATGTGCCATTGCTATTAAGTGCATTACTGCATTTGTAGAACCTCCTAAAACGGCTACAAGTGTAATAGCATTTTCAAAAGCCTTATGAGTCATAATATCTCTTGGCTTGATATCTTTTTCTAATAATACTCTGATTGCTTTTCCCGCTTCAAGACACTCCTGTCTTTTTTCGTTGCTTAAAGCAGGATATGAAGAGCTAAATGGCAAACTCATACCTAAAGCTTCAATTGCTGATGACATGGTGTTAGCAGTGTACATTCCGCCACAAGCTCCAGCTCCTGGACAAGCATTTTGAATCACACCTTTAAAATCTTCGTCAGTAATCGTGTTTTGGAATTTTTTTCCTAATGCTTCAAATGCTGAAACAATATTTAGAGATTCTCCTTTCCATTTTCCTGAGTGAATTGATCCTCCATAAACCATAAGTGCTGGACGATTTACTCTTCCCATTGCGATTAAGGCTCCTGGCATATTTTTGTCACAACCTGGAATAGCAATTAAACTATCGTACCATTGTGCTCCCATAACAGTTTCAATAGAATCAGCAATAACATCACGAGAAACTAATGAAAAACGCATTCCGTCTGTACCATTTGAGATACCATCACTTACGCCTACAGTATTAAAAATTAATCCGACTAGATCAGCATTTCCTACTCCCTTTTTAACATCTTTTGCTAAATCGTTCAGGTGCATGTTACAAGTGTTTCCTTCATACCCCATGCTTACAATTCCAACTTGTGCTTTTTTTAAATCTTCTTCAGTTAGACCAATCCCATATAACATTGCTTGTGCTGCTGGTTGTGTTTGGTCCTGAGTAATGACTTTGCTGTACTTATTTAATTCCATTATGTGTTTTTTGTATTTTCGTAATTTTAATTTTATTCAAAAAAAAAACCTTCCAGTATTTGGAAGGTTTATAATATTATTTTTCAATTATATTTATAGCACTCCCTTATGTATATGTGATTACCACATTGACATTAATGACAGAAATAATAATAATTGAAATTCTCATGTTCTTTTTTTAGATGTGCCAAATATATAAAAACTAATACTACTAAAAAAATAAAATCTCAACATTTCAATCTCTTCTTGTGATTAATATCATGAATTTAACATAATACCTTAAACAATCGTAGATTGTCCGATATGTACGTTATCATTATTGAAATAAAGCAAGTCATCTTTGCTTAAAATAAAATTTGAGACAAATTCGCCAACTTCATTTGTTCCGAATTTTGAATCTGGTTTTAAATCAGTTGTTACTACTTGATATTCTATTGCTTTTTCTACTGCTTCGTATACCTTATTTGCTTCTTTAAAAAGACCAAAATGCTCTAATAACATCGCGGCCGATAATATTGATGCAATAGGATTTGCAATGTTTTTTCCTTTTGCTTGTGGGTAAGATCCGTGAATAGGCTCAAAAAGCGCATTCTTTCCTCCTAATGATGCTGAAGCCAATAATCCAATTGAACCTGTAATTACACTTGCCTCATCAGATAGAATATCTCCAAATAGGTTTTCTGTCAAAATAACATCAAACTGTTTTGGATTAAGGATGATTTGCATTGCAGCATTATCTACAAATAGAAAATCTAAAGCTACATCTGGGTAATCCTCACTTACCGTTTTTACAACTTTTCTCCATAATCTAGAAGTCTCAAGTACATTGGCTTTATCAACCATAGTTACTTTTTTGCGACGATTTTGTGCTGCTTTAAAAGCTAAATGTGCAATTCGTGTAATTTCTTCTTCTGAATATTCACATAAATCAGATGCATGTGTTCCTGCTTCGTTTAGTTTTTTCTCACCAAAATAAGCTCCACCAGTTAATTCTCTGAAAATAGTAAAGTCGGCACCTTCAATAATCTCTCTTTTTAAAGGAGATGCGTCTAACAATGCTTTGTATGGTTTTATCGGACGGATATTTGCAAACAAACCAAGTTCTTTACGCAGTTTTAATAATCCTTGCTCCGGACGAACTTTTGCATTTGGATTGTTATCATATTTTGGATCTCCGATTGCACCAAATAAAACAGCATCAGTATTCAGGCAAAGGTTTAAAGTTTGCTCTGGTAATGGATTTCCTGTTTTGTCGATTGCAATTGCTCCCATAAGGGCATCTTCAAAAACAAATTCATGATTGTACACCTCGCCTATAGCATATAATGCTTTTTTGGCCTGTAATATTACCTCTGGTCCGATTCCGTCCCCCGATAAAACTGCTATTTTCAAATTCATAATGCCTCGTTCTTTATGTATTTAAATCTTATTTTTTTATAGTTAGTTTCTAACTAATTCACTTTCTATTTTACAAGCTTCAATAATTTGATGAATATCATCATCGATTACTTCTTTTTTGATATCTGCGAATCTTAAAAATTCTAGATATATAATGTCTAATTGTACTTTAGTAAGTTCATAACCTACTTTTTTAGCTCGGTATGCTAATGCTGCTCTACCACTTCTTGCTGTTAGTATAATTGATGATTCATTTACTCCTACATCTAGCGGATCCATGATTTCGTAAGTGGCTCTGTTTTTAATTACACCATCTTGGTGAATTCCTGAGCTGTGTGCAAATGCATTTGCTCCTACTATCGCTTTGTTTGGTTGTACTATCATTCCCATACTTTCAGAAACTAAACGGCTCATTTCGTTTAACTGACGCGTATTGATATTAGTATCTAAGTTTAGATAAGGATGTTGTTTAAATATCATTACCACTTCCTCAAGGGCAGTATTTCCAGCTCTCTCTCCAATACCATTAATAGTACATTCTATTTGTCTTGCTCCATTTATAGCTCCTGCAATTGAGTTTGCTGTTGCCATTCCTAAATCGTTATGACAGTGGCAAGAAAGAATTACATTTTCTATTCCTTTTACGTTTTCTTTTAAATATTTAATTTTTGCTCCGTATTCATCTGGCAAGCAATATCCTGTTGTATCAGGGATATTAAGTACTGTTGCTCCTGATTTTATTACTTCTTCGCAAACTTTTGCAAGGAAAGCATTATCCGTTCTTCCAGCGTCTTCTGCATAAAACTCTACGTCCTCTACATATGATTTAGCATGTGATACTGCAAATTTTGCTCTTGCGATGATATCTTCTTTTGTTGTGTTTAATTTATGGAGGATGTGTGAATCTGAGGTTCCGATTCCAGTATGGATTCTAGGTTTTTTGGCATGTTTTAGTGCTGCTGCGGCAACATCAATGTCATTTTTTACAGCTCTTGTAAGACCACAGACGGTGGCATTCTCTACAATTTTGCAAATCTCAGAGACTGATAAAAAATCTCCTGGGCTAGACACAGGAAAACCAGCCTC encodes:
- the acs gene encoding acetate--CoA ligase, with translation MSYYKIENLEQYFKHYNKSVREPRKFWGKIAEENFTWYQQWEKVVDFNMADAEVKWFSEAKVNITKNCIDRHLSKRGEKTAIIFEPNDPSESSVHITYNELYERVSKMANVLREQGIKKGDRVCIYLPMIPELAVSVLACARIGAIHSVVFAGFSASAVTARINDSQCKMVITSDGGYRGNKTIDLKGIVDEALETCPCVTNVLVAKRTKTEVKMKEGRDQWLQPLLDAALDYNVAEIMDAEDPLFILYTSGSTGKPKGMVHTTAGYMVYTAYTFKNVFSHEENDIFWCTADIGWITGHSYILYGPLLNGGTTVIFEGVPSYPDFSRFWEIIEKHKVTQFYTAPTAIRSLAKESLDYVQKYPLKSLKVIGSVGEPINEEAWHWYNDHVGDKRCPVVDTWWQTETGGIMISPIAFVTPTKPTYATLPLPGIQPVLMDDKRNEIEGNQVVGSLCIKFPWPGIARTIWGDHQRYKDTYFSAFPGKYFTGDGALRDEVGYYRITGRVDDVVIVSGHNLGTAPIEDAINEHPAVAESAIVGFPHDIKGNALYGFVILKETGEYRDRANLSKEINQYISDHIGPIAKLDKIQFVSGLPKTRSGKIMRRILRKIAEGDYSNFGDISTLLNPEIVEEIMKEKV
- the ilvC gene encoding ketol-acid reductoisomerase, which encodes MANYFNTLPLRLQLEQLGVCEFMEQSEFADGIAALKGKKVVIVGCGAQGLNQGLNMRDSGLDISYALRADAIAEKRVSYKNATENGFKVGTYDELIPTADLVCNLTPDKQHTAVVTAIMPLMKSDSTLAYSHGFNIVEEGMQIRKDITVIMCAPKCPGSEVREEYKRGFGVPTLIAVHPENDPNNLGLDQAKAYAVATGGHKAGVLKSSFVAEVKSDLMGEQTILCGMLQTGSILCFDKMVEKGIEPGYASKLIQYGWETITEALKHGGITNMMDRLSNPAKIEAYEIAEELKDIMRPLFQKHQDDIMSGEFSKNMMIDWANDDVNLLSWRAATGETNFEKTAPTTAAITEQEYFDNGVLMIAMVKAGVELAFETMTEAGIIEESAYYESLHELPLIANTVARKKLYEMNRIISDTAEYGCYLFDHACKPLLTNFIKTVDTNVIGKPFSASNEVDNAVLIAVNKSIRQHPIEEVGAWLRESMTAMKKIG
- the ilvN gene encoding acetolactate synthase small subunit; amino-acid sequence: MENRTFTISVYSENNVGLLNRISGIFLKRHINILSLNVSESEIDKVSRFIIVVETTEKWVKNIVGQIEKQIEVIKAFYHTDEETIYLENALFKIHSNLLFDEKQIQNIIKESQSTIVTVSRDFFVISKSGRRSEIEEVHNKLKPYGIMQFVRSGRISVSKEKMEVSTLLEELKHK
- the ilvB gene encoding biosynthetic-type acetolactate synthase large subunit produces the protein MGTTKISGAEAVIRCLLEEGVDLVYGYPGGAIMPVYDELYKFKDQLHHVLVRHEQGATHAAQGYARATGKVGIAIATSGPGATNLVTGIADAQIDSTPMVCITGQVGKHLLGSDAFQETDIIGISTPVTKWNYQVTEASEIPEIIAKAFYIAKSGRPGPVLIDITKNAQFDEFEFSYKKCTGIRSYTPVPKLKLDKVAAAAELINKAKKPFIVFGQGIILGQAEQQLKAFIEKSGIPAGWTILGLSALPTDHPLNVGMLGMHGNYGPNLLTNECDVLIALGMRFDDRVTGNLATYAKQAKVIHFDIDPAEIDKNVKTEVAVLGDVREALDALLPLIEDNKHEAWHNEFKEKHKIEFDSVIKEELSPSKPGISMGEAMEMINKHSKGDAIIVSDVGQHQMFACRYAKFNSTKSNVTSGGLGTMGFALPAAIGAKMGKPDREVVAIIGDGGFQMTIQELGTIFQTKVPVKIVVLNNEFLGMVRQWQELFFDNRYASTEMINPNFVAIAEGYYIKAKKVTKREDLDAAVAEMLASKDAYFLEVMVEKENNVFPMIPTGASVSDIRLS
- the ilvD gene encoding dihydroxy-acid dehydratase, translated to MELNKYSKVITQDQTQPAAQAMLYGIGLTEEDLKKAQVGIVSMGYEGNTCNMHLNDLAKDVKKGVGNADLVGLIFNTVGVSDGISNGTDGMRFSLVSRDVIADSIETVMGAQWYDSLIAIPGCDKNMPGALIAMGRVNRPALMVYGGSIHSGKWKGESLNIVSAFEALGKKFQNTITDEDFKGVIQNACPGAGACGGMYTANTMSSAIEALGMSLPFSSSYPALSNEKRQECLEAGKAIRVLLEKDIKPRDIMTHKAFENAITLVAVLGGSTNAVMHLIAMAHSVDVEITLEDFQRISDKTPVLADLKPSGKYMMEDLHDVGGVPAVMKYLLKEGFIHGDCLTVTGKTVAENLASVPDLNDGQEVIFEIQKALKPTGNIQILYGNLASEGAVAKISGKEGEYFEGTAVVFESEFDVIPGIQAGKVKPGDVVVIRYCGPKGGPGMPEMLKPTSAIIGAGLGSSVALITDGRFSGGSHGFVVGHMTPEAYDGGGIALVEDGDLITIDAIKNTINLKISDAEFDERKANWIQPALKASKGVLLKYARSVSSASTGCVTDK
- the leuB gene encoding 3-isopropylmalate dehydrogenase, which encodes MNLKIAVLSGDGIGPEVILQAKKALYAIGEVYNHEFVFEDALMGAIAIDKTGNPLPEQTLNLCLNTDAVLFGAIGDPKYDNNPNAKVRPEQGLLKLRKELGLFANIRPIKPYKALLDASPLKREIIEGADFTIFRELTGGAYFGEKKLNEAGTHASDLCEYSEEEITRIAHLAFKAAQNRRKKVTMVDKANVLETSRLWRKVVKTVSEDYPDVALDFLFVDNAAMQIILNPKQFDVILTENLFGDILSDEASVITGSIGLLASASLGGKNALFEPIHGSYPQAKGKNIANPIASILSAAMLLEHFGLFKEANKVYEAVEKAIEYQVVTTDLKPDSKFGTNEVGEFVSNFILSKDDLLYFNNDNVHIGQSTIV
- a CDS encoding 2-isopropylmalate synthase codes for the protein MNREKVQIFDTTLRDGEQVPGCKLDTKQKLVIAKRLDEMGVDIIEAGFPVSSPGDFLSVSEICKIVENATVCGLTRAVKNDIDVAAAALKHAKKPRIHTGIGTSDSHILHKLNTTKEDIIARAKFAVSHAKSYVEDVEFYAEDAGRTDNAFLAKVCEEVIKSGATVLNIPDTTGYCLPDEYGAKIKYLKENVKGIENVILSCHCHNDLGMATANSIAGAINGARQIECTINGIGERAGNTALEEVVMIFKQHPYLNLDTNINTRQLNEMSRLVSESMGMIVQPNKAIVGANAFAHSSGIHQDGVIKNRATYEIMDPLDVGVNESSIILTARSGRAALAYRAKKVGYELTKVQLDIIYLEFLRFADIKKEVIDDDIHQIIEACKIESELVRN